From a single Alloactinosynnema sp. L-07 genomic region:
- a CDS encoding RidA family protein, protein MTTTFHNPPTAPPPAAAYSNLAEIDLGGRRLLILSGQAALDHDGEVVGEDDMAAQTAFIFDAVAALLADRGAGFADVVNIRTYLADMDRLAEYGAVRRTYLGDTLPTSTTVEVSRLFRPGLLLEVDITAVV, encoded by the coding sequence ATGACCACGACGTTCCACAACCCGCCCACCGCGCCGCCCCCGGCCGCCGCCTACTCCAACCTGGCCGAGATCGACCTCGGCGGGCGCAGGCTGCTGATCCTGTCCGGCCAAGCCGCCCTCGACCACGATGGCGAAGTGGTCGGCGAAGACGACATGGCCGCCCAGACCGCGTTCATCTTCGACGCCGTCGCCGCCCTGCTCGCCGACCGCGGCGCGGGCTTCGCCGACGTGGTGAACATCCGCACCTACCTCGCCGACATGGACCGCCTCGCCGAGTACGGCGCGGTCCGCCGCACCTACCTCGGCGACACCCTGCCGACCAGCACGACGGTCGAGGTGTCCCGACTGTTCCGGCCCGGCCTGCTGCTGGAGGTCGACATCACCGCCGTGGTGTAG